The Primulina huaijiensis isolate GDHJ02 chromosome 10, ASM1229523v2, whole genome shotgun sequence region AAAACAGGCACCGTGTGGAGGAAAACAAACACTTcgcaaaaagaagaaagaaaagtgTCAGCACGAATTATAGCAACAGGAATCATAATCCGATCTGGGGTAACAAGATCAAGGACTCATTACATATATAAACCAGTGTGACGAAGCTGCAGAAGCTGCCCACGATGGAGATAATCCACAAGGCACCAATTACCTGGTAAATCATTGCCCAATGACCCAATGTCAAATATCAAATCGGCCAACTGCGAATTATGAAAAAAGTATGATGAATCATGGGACAGCATCGTCGGGAGACGTAGGACTTGGTTCGAGTCGCTCCTTGTGCTTATGtttgtaataaaaattattcaaaatgcAACAACAATATATGCTCTCTGTAACCAAAGGTGATGTGCTAGATCAGTTCTAACATCCAGTTTCTGACCTGAAGGAACTTCTTAAGATCCCTGAAAGAAGCAATTTCTCTAAACGCGGCGAGAACATTGTTGATCCCACTACAAAGAGTCGAAGCAAACTCAATAAATGGTTCCTGAGGAAGTCGGACTTCCGGTATATGTGAATGTTTCCTGCAAACACAAAAGCGATGATGCCATGGAACAGAACTCCGAAAGAGAACCACAAAGAAATGAGGCAAATATTAGAAGTCATGGATAAACTCACTTGTTAATGATGATTGTTGCATTGGACCAGAAGAATAAAATCGAGAGGCCAAGGATTGAAATGTGGCAGACCAGACTAATCAAATAGTAATCAAGCACTGCAAAAAACACCCAGATTGCAGTAGCGCCCCCGAGTGCGGTAGCAGATATGCCTTTGTCCCTCCACAATAATAAATCAGCAGCTACAAGTTATCCAAATAATTCAATTCACATTTAATcccacaccacacacacatctTTTATGAAATTGAAAACCAAaccttcaaataaaataaaacaataattgaTAGctcaaacaagaaaaaaaacatcCGTACTGCCAAATTAAGAGCCAAAACCAATTATACAACTTAGAAACCTAAAATAACATTGCATTCTACTGAAGCTACAGGACCTAAAAACTCTAAGccctttaaaatattaattcacAGCAATTCCAACCGCATATTATAAGataacttgtaattacacagcACTTCAAACATCCCAGCAGTATTCATCGATTTCAAGCATACAAATACAACCAATATCTTCGCCAtagaacaaaagaaaacttcaaataataaaatccaAGTACAAAACCGATCGTCGCAAAGAGTGAGAAACTCACATTGACCTCCACCGCCGAAGGCCTCATTCTCCGGTTTCTCGTGGTATAAGAATGGGTCAGTCTTAGCTTTGATGTGAGGAGGCGGTCGCGCTACCTTCTTCTCGAAGGCTGAGTTGGAATAAGCAGATGACGAGGAATGGTACCCGGCGGTGATATTGTCGGAGATCTCATGGACCATGGATTCTCTATCTGGGTCGGAAATCTCTTCCTGCTCCGCCATTGATGAGCCCTAGTGAAGAAGAAATTATTTGGAACTGAAATGAAATGTTGGGAGCTAAGAAAGAGAAGAAGACATGGGTCAACTGCTTCGGTCAACCGTGAAATCGTACCTCATGTTTCGAACACGGTTCGGGAGCTCTTTAAATTTGATTTCTTGCTTTATATTCGATTTATTTATGTTCTCGCCTGGCAATTAGCATAAGCTTGGCTGCTTGGGATACTATCGGttaaatctattttattttattaaatatcagACCATGATATTAATCATTTAAGAAGAAGgatattaattttttcttctaattttactcttatatgatattaatattacatttttgttttttgtatttttttttaaaatttcaacgtacacttttatttttatttttttatttcaacaattcaaatatcaatttagttctttcataatttgtcaaatttcacattagttcatcgataatgataaaaaagactgtaCACACACGTATCACGTGTGCAGCGTAACTAGTCGGAATAATCGTTCGAACCAAATTAGTTTGGAAATTCAAATttcggtttttattttttttaaaaaaaatctgtcTAATCAATTAATTCTGTTaatgtacaataattttctGTGCTAGGTAGTGCAACCGAACCATGACGTTTGGACTATtatgcggtttaaaatatttgatttgcacaATTACACTCAATTATAACTTTTGGAAAAAGAGACAAGCACTCAGTCCTACAAATTCGATTAggttttgattattatttattaccaTAAAAATAGTTTAACATATTtagtgtttaaataaattttaatttatctcATGAGTCAATAATGTAGGTTATTGACTCATTGATAAAAGCTTTTATTCATTATTACTTGGATCTCTTGCCCCCTTTTAGAATCGAGACATCAAACCTCATTTTGAATTAATCTCCAGTTATTGTTGTTTATCTTCTTCTCCAAGAAGGTATAATCAGTTAATTTCCAGGAAGCTTGGGGGAGGAACAAAATAAGAAAACAGCAGTTGCAATTGTTGTCGCCGgtcaaaaaatttaatgacTTCTAACGCAAAAATATTGATTTGTGGGTTTTATAATCTGCGAAAAATTTTccagtttgatttttgatgataCCAAAAAATGACACTTAGGTTCGTTATGATTAGCCCAATGCTTTAAACATGTTCACATCGAAATTTCTACTTAGATCTGCACGCATGAACGAAAGATGGTATCAGAGATGTTTTTCGGTGTAGTCAATCTGATGTTTAAATTAATAATCAGACAAATCTTAATAGTGTTATGTAAGTAGTGCTAGTTGTGAAGACCCACAAGAATCACAACAACCCTACACTACCATAGTTAAACATTAAAGCCAGTTTAATTTTTGGAGGACATTGAAAAATTTTCAGCAATATAATCAAACAATGCAATGTGTTAATAATGTAAAGATCGtgtgataaaataaattaaatggaCAAGACTTTTAATTGACAAGACAATgtgataatatataatattttgtaaatgttaaaaatcatgatttaaaaGCTTATTTTGTGGATTCATGTTGGTCATGTCATCGATATATATCTCTTACTTTCTAAAAGAGAAATTTACACCAAAGAAATTATTATCTCCGTACACAATTCGTGGCCATATTTTTGAAGTTTTGTATCAACTTTTCAAGCAACAAGGTTATGTCCAAGTgctatttattttgaacaaacAACATCAAATCTCTCCATGTTTTGAACATTATTCGGTAAGTGGACTTATgctttaaagtatatatatgtatttgaaaatacgatcgacataatatattcattcaatttgatatatgatttatttgcttCGTTTCGTCTCAATATAATCGTTATAATTAAActcatatttgaaaattatttgaagacgCTGTTATGATTTgcatttgaaataataaaagaatTTCCGAcctttgatatttaatttgttatgaCCCTGGTCGGTGAGATATAATAACCGATAACATAACATCGctccttagaggattaaaaattagggactatcagtaaaccatgaagaATAATATGACTTTTAGTGTCatcattttgttcattttttattttgatatgatacTCTTCGAAtagtataaatatatgtattttgttatttattgtgATCGATCGACCCatatttactgagtatttccaaAAATACACACCTTTTACTTTCTTCTCCCAAATAATAAGGAAGATAAACTTGACAACGATGAACAAAAGATGGTTTGGAGTTGTTGATAAATATCGAAGTTCTATTCTAATGCACTTATTCAGATTGTAATTCGCTTTCGTTTTTTTGTATTTGGTTCGTATCATTTTAAAAGATAAtgtgtattatttttatgaaagtaTCAGTTTGATTTTACACTGTACTACAAGactttttgttttataattgtGTGATTGTGAAACAAAGCTTGATGTCAAATCACCCCGATCTTAGGACATGACACTAGTGATAACAACAATGTTGTAAATATCGACCTAGACGGCTGCCTATGTGTTAGGCGTCGGTCGACCGTACCGAAAAGGTGCTAGTCAGCCCGCCTAGGCAACATTAGGGTGGTAGATCGGGGAAGTAGTCTGGGTAAGAGGAATTTTACCTGTTATAACCGTGACAGCGACGATATTCTGGAGTTTTCAAGATTTCAATTTACTGAAGAACATCAAATATTCTAGGCATTATGAGATTTCAAAGGAGATGCTAACGAT contains the following coding sequences:
- the LOC140985642 gene encoding reticulon-like protein B5, which encodes MAEQEEISDPDRESMVHEISDNITAGYHSSSSAYSNSAFEKKVARPPPHIKAKTDPFLYHEKPENEAFGGGGQSADLLLWRDKGISATALGGATAIWVFFAVLDYYLISLVCHISILGLSILFFWSNATIIINKKHSHIPEVRLPQEPFIEFASTLCSGINNVLAAFREIASFRDLKKFLQVIGALWIISIVGSFCSFVTLVYILFVFLHTVPVLYETYEDKVEVLAEKAMVTIKKLYAAFDAKVVSKIPTKLMNNYKRD